The region TAATAGCACacgtaaaaaagaaaatcaagcctttatttcttataATTTTCAAGATTATGGGTTGCAGTTTTAATATTGAGAAAGTAATAAATACATATGAAATTGAGTGGAAAGAGAGAGTGTGATTGGAAATGATGCATCAGAAAGGCATAACAGCAGCCTTGAGCAGACTGTCAAGTAAAATCCAGTTCAAGAAAATGGGGGTCAGGGGCTTTGAAAGAAGTGGACTGAGGCTGTAATGTTCCTCATGTCAATCCATTCACACATGAGCTAAGAGGAAAGAGAACCGTACTGTTGCTAAATGGTCCAAAGTTctctttcagataaaaataaagtttgaactTAATTTGGAAATCAAGATATGAGCATAGTGAGTGGAGAAACACATAATCTAAATTGCTTAAGGTCCAGTGTGAAGTTCGTTAGTCAGGATTTTGTGTGCAATGTCATCTGCTTGTGTTGGTCGACGGTGTTTTCTGGATCTGGCAGCTGCCCACACTAcacataattaaatatttaatttgtagctGCTacatgacaaaacatgaaaaagttgcTATACTTTTCCAAGGCTCTGCATGTAGGGTACTGTCATTAAAAAGTGCAGATTTGAGTTCTCATATAGTGTACATAAGTGCTGCAGAAtagaagacatttatttatttatttattttttatttaaattcaagttGCTTGTCAATATATAGCCATTACTGTTGACTATGTGAGAATAGTGAAGCTTATTTGTAATGCAATCTGTTGATAAAGGTCCTGAAGATGATACCAAGAGGTCTGGACCATTGAAACTGTAGATAAACTACTGCACTTAGTTTGCATTGCCCTTTTAACTTGCAGGCACGTTAGATATCAGAGGATTTGTGTGGGCCCCTAAGTGCAACTTCAGACCCAGAAGGAACTGCCTGTAGGTTTGCCTGAGAAcagcttgaataaaaataatgctgTGAAAGGCTCTTTCGCACTCACAATCACACTTAAAGCAATTTCACCCATAACAGGGAGTAGGACTGTGAGAAAATTATTATACGgcgaaagaaacatttttctactttttcttttctttttttttttctttttttttgcctcgcATGCACATCAATATGTTTAGCTAATTTGCAACCAAAAGGAGAGATTAAAAGTCTTGTCAAAAAAGTACAATAGTTGCCCATCTGCTGGTTCCTGAAAGAAGAGAGTTGAAGAATAAGGAATAGAATACAATAGGAATTCAGGAAATTCattaagaaaaacactgttaaaTTTGGCTTTACtgctaaaatatatacattttgtaagagttcctgtttttcactttggaactattacatgttttattgttaatgtgtgtGCATCTTTTTTGTAGAGTcatctaaaatagtttttattattgttactaTTATCAGTCTGTAAAATTAAGGTACCACAGTTTAGTGAGTTCTGCTTCACAATCCTCTCAAGACTATGGTTATCCCTGTTGCTTGTgcaactttttccttccacacagCTTTACATTTATATGGTTGGATACAGCTCTCTAAACACCCATCTTCCTCATCAATGATCATTTACAGTTTACCCTCCTCATGGAGTTTTTGTGGAGCAATTGTAGACTTATTAGTCTTCCATATAGTGACGATCATAACAAATTCTGTTTGTACTGCTGCTAagtcaagtttttttgtttttttttattagttgtaagTCATAACTGTTGAAAGTAACCGAAATAAATGGTTGAAGCATATGCTGttcaaagttgttttaaaaggtCTTCTTCTCATAGGGTGCACTGAAAGAGAACTCTGACCTTGTGAATTTGAAAGAATGAGGAAATATTAGATCAGAAGGAAAAAGTCTGCGTCCTCCAACTACAGTCTCAGCCTTGACTCTCTGGACAGCTATGCTCTACGGTGAAAGGAGCTCTATGTTTACAttagaaattatatttattgtttagatCTGATTTACATCACAATGTAATGGTATATACATCATTTTTATgtgcaaatgaaaaatgttagtGACATAAAGCTACATATGTAAACAGTATACCCTGTAACAGAGTTATGGATTTTatcagaaaaaggtttttgcTACAAGCAAAGCTAAGGTTTGGATGTCATATAAGGCAAGTTTCCTTTcctatatatattttgttaaagaTAGTCTTATGCAAAGCAAAAGAGGAGGATGTTTTGCACAAATTACTCATTGATTTGTTATTAACATGttctaacataaaaaaagaaaaagaaaacaaaaagtaaacagcACATTTGATCTAATAAGTACTCTCCTTGCTTGGACTGCAGAAGAGGCCGAAAAATATGCAAACCACTGTGTTGCTCTTCAGAGGAAAGCTTTTGAATCAACCTCAGTCGAGTTTTTGGATGGGTTTTAATGTTACTTCTCCACTGGAGGACGAAAGACAGCTTCAAATTTGTTAAATGCTGAAAGAGCAGGAATTAAACCATGCTGTTGGGGATGAACTATCCAAATGTCTGTACATGGATCAATAtttcctgaaataaaatcagctaaaaCAACCACATAAAGGAAATAACACTCAAACCTATCAGATCATTTAAGCTCTAATGCACAGAGCCCTGCCAGCCACTCCCCACTGTGAGGCCACAGCTGATCAATGATATCGCTGGATCTACTTTTATTCCAAAGTCATAGAACTCAAAGGGCAGAGTCCCTCAAATAATGTGTGCCAAGAGAACATATTTTAAGAGACCGTTAAACATGATATGAGTTTGGGGCTTTTTTAATGGCAGCTATGCTAGGTAATTGTCTGTATGTGTTCTGCAAAGTAGAGTAAAATGCCATCTGTGCTTCTCTGAAAGCAGTCTCAAGTCTACAGTACAGTAATAAGCTGGCTGCTTTTATTGTTAAGCAAGGAGTATTCTTGTTAGAATGGTTGTTTTGCAATTCTTTAGGCATTAGTTACACTTTGTTTTGGGTGCTCATATAGCTTCCTCATagatgtggaaaaacaaagccCGTGAACATTaaatttatgtctttttttaaaaaaaaagaatcttctGTTTGCTCAAAAGTGTATTTAATTAGGCTCACCCAATTGCAGCGAGTTTAACCAACGAGGATCGTTTGAGCACGGAGTTTTCATTCCAGCATGGAAACAATTAGGCTCTTTTTCGGCCAATTTAATACTCTCCCCACAACACAGTGATTTCCTGgcagtttgtgctgctttgcGGAGGCCCATTGCTGGCATCAGCAGCATTTAAGCAGGTCTCTCTCTTTGTTCTCAGCTGTTGTGCTCTGTTATACACAGGATCAAGGTAaagcatgaaaagaaaaaaaaaatcatattcacGCTGCAGAGGCACGCAAGCGAGTGAGCTCAAGTTTCCAGCTGTCTGTATGTGAGATATTCTCAGATGGCCCAGCTGCCCAACAGCTGCTGGTGTTCATTCAAATCCCCGGTTGAACAAGCAGTTTTTGTCCccccttttttgtgttttgacacAGATCAGTAGCGTTCTGCATTAGCATGCATCAACAAGGGGGGACTGATCAGAAAGTGCTAGAAATTATGATTCTTCATCCCTTTTTTGAAGCTTTTCTATTGTAAATATATCTGTAATTGTAGCTGTAAAACAATTTCAACTCTGCATATGGGTTAAAACAAAACCTTGCagtttctgtaatttttctCTGTATTGTTTTCTCTCCATACAGCATCTCTCTTTTAAAGTCAAGTAAAGACGGTATTAATCGTATACATGAACGCTTTCTTAAAATTCTAAAATCTtcttaaaatttgatttgtctTGCAGAACTAATTTTCCAAACCTgaatatctttgttttgtcaTGAGAACATAGGGCACTGCAttgaaacacagaaatagaaCTTACAAACAAGACACTTGGAGCTTATATCATATCTGTAAGGTAGCTGAGATGTATGTTGATAGAAACAGCAACCATTTCCAAATAAGCTAAGTAGAAGCACAATGGCTTGAAACAACATCTAACTgacacaaatcttttttttttcttttatgttgcCTACAGTGGTAACAATTCAGAGGGCATTTAAAACAATGCACCAACTTTCTTGTGATTTCCACAGATCAatcaaaattactttaataGGCAGGACCTGTAAAATCTTGTCTATTTAGCACCAAAGAcagaattttcatttattatcaACTTGTTTGAACGGTTGACTCAAAGTACTGGCAAGCTATGAAATTGCAGGAAGCGACAGGAGAAACTGAATTTACACAAGACCTGCTGACAACTGCACTAGTTGTGCGAAGCCGTTGTAGTTTTCCGTTTATAGTGATTGAATCATAATTAATTGGTTCATGAACTGGTTCTGGTGCTTTTTTTCTTGAGATGAGAAAGCATTTCTTCTACAAGTTAACTGATCCAAACAAATCAAGCAGTAATTGTTCTTTTTACACATcgtttttttaagtttttgagtACCACATTTGATCTGGTCCCTGCTGTAGAGTGCAAAACAACCTGATGCACCCCAAAACCACACTATATGTGTATAGTTTGGTTATGggattaatttaaacatttatatataagTGTGTATATATTCAAGGGTCCACATTTTTCAGGTGTAGGCTatttttcagtgaaattatttgtCTGGACTCTCAACTAGgtgtgacatttttttcatagtttaatAAAGAATAGAGGGGAGAGCAGATGGCGAGATGATAGTCTCTTAACTGTAGGTGACAGAGTTAGGGTGAAGTGTGTTGGTGGTTGAGCAGAAATATCAACAACAGTATATTCTGCAAAACGACTGCATCcattttttatgataaaaagCAACTTTCTTCAGAAAGGGTGGAACTTTAGGCTATCAAGCCTTCAATTTAAGGTGATTTTCTGCAATGAGGCACGATAACTTAATGTTGAGTATTAGCCATTAGACGCACTTGCTAATATACTGCAGTCACAATTTTATTAATGAATGCATGTATATTTGCAGCAATGAAATTTAAGTTTCTAATCGTCtataaacacaaagtaatataaatattgagttattattattattattattattattattattattattattattattattattattattattattattattattattgctgctgttgttgttttgtccaGGATTCATTCATTGCTACTTCAATCAACAGCTGCTGTTACTTTCCTTATTTCAGCACCACGGACAGCGACATGTCTGTTCCTCTTTAATAATCATCCCTCCACCTCGAGTCGCTTCTTTAAATAATAACGATGAATGCGCTCAGCCTATACAATACAATATCATTTATTAAGCGGGACATGTATATAGGGATTCTTctattattttttccacaatgtACATTAAGTGAGCAAAGTCACTGAACATTAAAATCAGTCAAAGCTACGCAGATCCCGAAATGTAGAACACATAGTACTGCGAATATGTACTTCATAAATTagatatcttcttttttttgtttaaattattgttattgttgttaaatAAAAGGGTTTTAAGTCACCTCTTGAGGCTGAAATATGtcgcctttttttctttctctcttatAATGAACTCATCGGCTGCCTTCATTTTGGGTTATTTTCAATATATTCGGCATCCAAACGCAACACCATAGAcaccacaacaaaaaaacgtaaaaaagGGGAAACTTCCATtcgtgcaaaaaaaaaaaaaaaaaaaaaaaggaaaaaagaaaaagaaaaagggaaaaacagcCCCTTGGCGTGAAAGCGCTTCTCTCTTCCAGGTTGTCCATGATTCCGTAGTTACTTCACCATAAATTCTTTAAGGatatacaaacataaataaagcatAACACAGTCAGTTTTTgttctcctcatcctcatcttTCCTCTGTCTATGTTGcccaaaagtttgttttccaggcAAGAGTGGGTGGAGGGGTGGGGGAAAATCCACACACTCGACAAGCACATGCCAGCCACTGGCCCGACCGAGACGTTTAGTCATCCAGATTGCGTAAAAGTTGATGGATTTGAATATATGAAACTCCCAGGAAACGTTGATATTTGACTATAGAGTTGGACGGAGTGTACAGATATTCGTCGGCTTCCTTGGCTgacagtttgaaaaataaatggcatgtttttaaatatttgttgttgttgttgttgttgttgttgttgttgttgttgttgttcctgTTCCTTAACTTAAGCAGAGTACCGATCCTCGACGGTGGGATTATAGAGGAAAGACTAGAAAGCCTGAGAAGGTGGAGAATTTCCATCCGCCCATGAGGGTACCCCGCTCCAGCTTTAAGTAGACCCGGTCGTCACGTTCCATCATCAGCAGTACACCGTTGCTAGCCGCCTCTCTTGTAACGTCCTGGTCTCCCGCGAAAGCTGATATAACTTCATGGTCGTTTTGCATTAGGTTGAcctgcagaggaggagcagaaaaaaaaacactcagtgCGCTAAAATTTCATGTTTCATATGGTGAATGCAGAGCTGCTACTTCCTGCTTGCTCACCTGTATGGTTTGTCTGTTGTAGGCCTTCACAACGTGGAAGCTGAAACTATAGATCCCCCTTTTTGGAGCCTGGAAAACACTCGCTTTTAGGTCGAAATGATTGCCGATGTTCACTAAAACCTGCGATCCGAAAGGGCGCACAGTGAGACGAAGCATTTCGATCCATACAACAGCTCTTTTGTAGACACATTTCGGTATTTGATATGCATGGAGGCGCGTGCCAAATGGTTAGGACTGTGCTTGGGAGGATTCCCGTTTTTGTCCCCTATCCAAAGACCCCAGTCGTGTGGATTTTTTGGAACCACCACTCAGCGCTGCACATCTGACATGTGATAAATTATTTAGCATGAGTAGTTGCTCCTTTTTGGCAACACGTCGTTGGATGTGCCAATTACGCACAACACTGGTCAaacctcttttttaaaaaaataacaaataaatagacGTCCCGAATGTTAGGATTGCAAAGTAAGGAAACACCAAAGAAACTCATTCAGAATACTACCTTTACACTTCTTACTGATTAGTTTTCACACTAATCATACAGATTACTGTTAAACTGTGGAAACACGTTTACCTGGTCAAAATAGATGATCATTGACGTGTTGCTCATCTCCGACGGCTCATGATTGGTTCCGCGCACGGCGGAAAAAGCCACTTTCGCCCCTGCGGAGCGGACGGATATGCCAAGTGAGGAGGTCACAGCTCCGTCCGAGGAAGGGTTCGAGTCGCACACCACAAGACACTTTCCCTCCAGCACTATAGGCTCCGTGTCGTTCTGGCCGGAGCACAGGACCACGCCGCATCCCAAGAAGAGAGCCAGTGCCAGGACGGCACAGGTTCCCGGGCAGCGCGCTGGCACCATGGTTGGATCACTGGATCCAGGGTACAATGAGACAACCCCGGCAGCCCCTTCGAGGTTTATTGATCACCTGGTCCAGGCTCAATCCTCCTCCCCCCCTTTTCCTCTCCCTTCCTTTCTCTCGTTCTCTCACTGAGATGCTCCCTCGCTCCTTGACACAGACGCACTTAGGCTCCCCTCCCTCCTGTGCGTCTTAGTAGATTTTGGGAGAGGATTTAAACGGTCGATTTTGTAAATCCTAATGATGTGGGAGGAAAAAAGTTGGAAATGTCacgtttgaaaacaaaacaactgaaagttTAAGAATCTCTACTTGATTTATTGAGTAATTTATTTGTGCGTAAAAACGCTCTAGCGCGTAAAGTGAGCAGCAACTGCTGCTACTAAATACAGCATTCGACAAGAATGAATAATCATCTTA is a window of Xiphophorus maculatus strain JP 163 A chromosome 21, X_maculatus-5.0-male, whole genome shotgun sequence DNA encoding:
- the cbln2 gene encoding cerebellin-2, with protein sequence MVPARCPGTCAVLALALFLGCGVVLCSGQNDTEPIVLEGKCLVVCDSNPSSDGAVTSSLGISVRSAGAKVAFSAVRGTNHEPSEMSNTSMIIYFDQVLVNIGNHFDLKASVFQAPKRGIYSFSFHVVKAYNRQTIQVNLMQNDHEVISAFAGDQDVTREAASNGVLLMMERDDRVYLKLERGTLMGGWKFSTFSGFLVFPL